A window from Pangasianodon hypophthalmus isolate fPanHyp1 chromosome 4, fPanHyp1.pri, whole genome shotgun sequence encodes these proteins:
- the ptch2 gene encoding protein patched homolog 1 isoform X2: MEGFQHLTQGKAAGQKAPLWLRARFQALLFTLGCHIQRHCGKVLFIGLLVFGAFSVGLRVAAIETDIEQLWVEAGSRVSRELRYTKEKQGEEAVFTSQMLIQTPKQEGTNILTQEALLLHLEAAVSASKVQVSLYGKSWDLNKICFKSGVPVIENVMIERMIDKLFPCMIVTPLDCFWEGSKLQGGSAYLPGMPDIQWMNLDPLKLMEELSQFTSLEGFKEMLDKAQVGHAYMNRPCLDPRDPDCPLSAPNKDLQQSPDIAVELQGGCHGFSKKFMHWQEELILGERMKNSQGFLQSAEALQTMFLLMSPKQLYEHFKDDYEIHDINWNEDKATAILESWQRKFVEVVHGSIPQNSSSNVHAFSTTTLNDIMKSFSDVSVIRVAGGYLLMLAYACVTMLRWDCAKSQGAVGLAGVLLVALSVAAGLGLCSLLGLSFNAATTQVLPFLALGIGVDDMFLLAHSFTETGSNIPFKERTGDCLRRTGTSVALTSINNMIAFFMAALVPIPALRAFSLQAAVVVVFNFAMVLLIFPAILSLDLHRRKDKRLDILCCFYSPCSSRVIQIQSQEFSDANDNHTHPHDPATPTFAGSTITTSTHITTTVQAFTQCDAAGQHIVTILPPTSQISTSPPSVVLSPPDPRPAADPYGSQLFMPSSSTRDLLAQAEEPRLGRECVPLPFLQWNLPRFAREKYAPLLLKPETKTMVVVVFVALLSLSLYGTTMVHDGLYLTDIVPRDTKEYDFISAQFKYFSFYNMYLVTMDGFDYAHSQRELLQLHNAFNSVKYIVRDSNQKLPRMWLHYFQDWLRGLQAAFDADWEAGRITYDSYRNGTEDGALAYKLLIQTGSKKEPFNYSQLTSRRLVDNDGLIPQEVFYIYLTVWVSNDPLGYAASQANFYPHPHEWTHDKYDTTGENLRIPAAEPLEFAQFPFYLNGLRQASDFIEAIESVRSICEEFMRKGIPNYPNGYPFLFWEQYIGLRHWFLLSVSVVLACTFLVCAILLLNPWTAGIIVFILAMMTVELFGIMGLIGIKLSAIPVVILIASVGIGVEFTVHVALGFLTAIGDRNTRSGVALEHMFAPVMDGAISTLLGVLMLAGSEFDFIMRYFFAVLAILTLLGILNGLVLLPVLLSIMGPPAEVILANNASGLSSPSSEPVPRIMNNHGYYAGHIPRAPRQAFTEVSDSEYYSETTNTSGIGDEDYKHCDRNAYITTPTLPPTSHILLEASKNPSFPKLTVVKPYSEIPSATSPKDPPSEAAQNAVNSISSQVTRWDGKPEYQGSRRDPLPNDSAYTHGRTTHCGPRLQQGRGPQQNRTKALPHGGNTLQQPSNTVTMVTATASVTVSVHPNLPGSYQGSMHEVFEDSVSDSFENSKRTSQTYGRANQPSKRDSLQLQDLESLDNNQHQAKQGLGGTWTQTAKDC, translated from the exons ATGGAGGGCTTTCAACATTTAACCCAG GGGAAGGCTGCGGGTCAGAAAGCTCCGCTGTGGCTCCGGGCAAGGTTCCAGGCTCTCCTCTTTACTCTGGGTTGTCATATTCAGCGACACTGTGGAAAAGTGCTTTTTATTGGACTCCTCGTGTTTGGAGCCTTCTCGGTTGGCCTGCGAGTGGCCGCCATTGAGACAGACATTGAACAGCTATGGGTGGAAG CTGGCAGTAGGGTGAGCAGGGAATTGCGTTACACAAAGGAGAAGCAAGGAGAAGAGGCAGTGTTCACCTCACAGATGCTCATACAGACACCCAAACAGGAAGGAACCAATATTCTTACCCAGGAAGCTTTGTTGCTCCACCTGGAGGCTGCTGTGTCTGCCAGCAAAGTCCAGGTGTCTCTTTATGGAAA ATCCTGGGATCTTAACAAAATCTGCTTCAAATCTGGAGTCCCAGTTATAGAAAATGTCATGATTGAGAGG atgATTGACAAGCTATTCCCCTGCATGATTGTGACCCCACTGGACTGCTTCTGGGAGGGCTCCAAACTGCAGGGAGGCTCAGCGTACTTACC GGGGATGCCTGACATTCAGTGGATGAATCTGGACCCTCTGAAGCTCATGGAGGAGTTGAGCCAGTTCACCTCATTAGAAGGTTTCAAGGAGATGCTGGACAAGGCTCAAGTAGGCCATGCCTACATGAACCGGCCTTGTCTTGATCCCAGGGACCCAGACTGCCCACTCAGTGCCCCCAACAAGGACCTGCAGCAG AGTCCAGATATTGCTGTGGAACTACAGGGTGGCTGCCATGGTTTCTCAAAGAAGTTCATGCACTGGCAGGAGGAGCTGATCCTGGGGGAACGGATGAAGAACTCGCAGGGTTTTTTGCAGAG TGCAGAGGCTTTGCAGACCATGTTTCTCCTCATGAGCCCCAAGCAGCTATATGAACACTTTAAGGATGACTATGAGATCCATGACATCAACTGGAATGAGGATAAGGCCACTGCCATCCTGGAGTCCTGGCAGAGAAAGTTTGTTGAG GTGGTCCATGGAAGCATTCCCCAGAACTCCTCCTCTAATGTCCACGCTTTTTCTACCACTACACTCAATGACATTATGAAGTCCTTCTCCGATGTCAGTGTCATCAGGGTAGCAGGAGGTTACCTGCTCATG CTGGCCTATGCATGTGTGACCATGCTCCGCTGGGACTGTGCTAAGAGTCAAGGGGCAGTGGGGCTGGCTGGAGTGCTGCTGGTGGCTCTGTCTGTAGCTGCAGGTTTAGGGTTATGCTCTCTGCTGGGGTTGTCTTTCAACGCCGCCActacacag GTGCTGCCATTTTTGGCACTGGGCATAGGGGTGGATGACATGTTCCTTCTGGCTCattctttcactgagactggcTCCAACATCCCCTTCAAG gaaaggACTGGTGACTGTCTCAGAAGGACTGGCACTAGTGTGGCTCTCACCTCTATTAACAACATGATTGCCTTCTTCATGGCAGCCCTAGTGCCCATTCCTGCCCTTCGGGCTTTCTCATTGCAG GCTGCTGTTGTGGTGGTATTTAATTTTGCTATGGTCTTGCTCATCTTCCCTGCAATTCTGAGTCTGGATTTGCATAGACGCAAGGACAAAAGACTGGACATCCTTTGTTGCTTCTACAG CCCATGTTCCTCTCGAGTAATCCAAATCCAGAGTCAGGAGTTCTCTGATGCCAATGATAACCATACTCACCCTCATGACCCAGCCACCCCGACTTTTGCTGGTTCCACAATCACCACCAGCACCCACATCACCACCACAGTGCAGGCTTTCACCCAGTGTGATGCTGCTGGACAGCACATTGTCACCATTCTGCCCCCAACATCTCAGATCTCCACCAGCCCTCCATCTGTGGTGCTGTCACCCCCAGACCCCAGACCAGCTGCTGACCCTTACGGCTCCCAGCTATTCATGCCTTCCAGCTCCACCCGGGACCTGCTAGCCCAAGCAGAGGAGCCTCGACTGGGACGCGAGTGTGTGCCTCTGCCCTTTTTGCAGTGGAACCTGCCCCGCTTTGCCCGAGAGAAGTATGCACCGCTTCTGCTTAAGCCCGAGACGAAGActatggtggtggtggtatttGTGGCACTGCTCAGCCTTAGCCTCTATGGTACCACCATGGTCCACGACGGCCTTTACTTGACAGATATTGTGCCCAGGGACACAAAGGAGTATGATTTCATTTCGGCCCAGTTCAAATACTTCTCTTTCTACAACATGTACTTGGTCACAATGGATGGCTTTGACTATGCTCACTCTCAACGTGAGCTCCTGCAGCTTCACAATGCATTCAACTCAGTCAAGTACATTGTGAGAGACAGTAATCAAAAACTGCCCCGCATGTGGCTCCACTACTTCCAGGACTGGCTCCGAG GACTCCAAGCTGCATTTGATGCTGACTGGGAAGCAGGCAGGATCACCTATGACAGTTACCGCAATGGTACTGAGGATGGAGCATTAGCTTACAAACTCCTTATCCAGACTGGTTCTAAGAAAGAGCCATTCAATTATAGTCAG TTGACATCTCGCCGCCTGGTGGATAATGATGGTCTGATCCCCCAAGAGGTCTTCTACATCTACCTGACTGTGTGGGTCAGTAATGATCCACTAGGCTATGCTGCATCACAGGCCAATTTCTATCCCCACCCTCATGAGTGGACCCATGATAAATATGATACCACTGGAGAGAACCTACGTA TCCCAGCTGCTGAGCCGCTGGAGTTTGCCCAGTTCCCCTTCTACCTGAATGGTCTTCGGCAGGCTTCAGACTTCATTGAGGCCATTGAGAGTGTGCGCTCCATCTGTGAAGAATTTATGCGCAAGGGCATCCCAAACTACCCCAATGGATACCCGTTCCTTTTCTGGGAACAGTACATTGGCCTACGCCACTGGTTCCTGCTGTCTGTCAGTGTGGTGCTGGCCTGTACCTTCCTGGTGTGTGCCATCCTGCTGCTCAACCCCTGGACAGCAGGCATTATT GTTTTTATCTTGGCTATGATGACAGTAGAGCTGTTTGGCATTATGGGCCTGATTGGTATCAAGTTGAGTGCCATCCCTGTGGTTATCCTTATTGCCTCTGTTGGCATTGGAGTGGAGTTCACTGTGCATGTTGCACTG GGCTTCCTGACTGCCATCGGGGACAGAAACACACGCTCAGGTGTGGCTCTAGAGCACATGTTTGCACCTGTGATGGATGGTGCCATCTCCACTTTACTTGGAGTGCTTATGCTGGCTGGCTCTGAGTTTGACTTCATCATGAG GTACTTTTTTGCAGTGCTGGCCATTTTGACATTGTTGGGAATTCTAAATGGCTTGGTATTGCTGCCTGTTCTGCTATCAATCATGGGCCCTCCAGCCGAAGTCATTCTTGCCAATAATGCCAGCGGTCTCTCCAGTCCCTCATCCGAGCCCGTGCCCAGGATTATGAACAACCATGGCTACTATGCTGGGCACATCCCCAGAGCACCACGACAGGCCTTCACTGAGGTCTCAGACTCTGAGTACTACTCCGAAACAACCAACACGTCTGGGATTGGTGATGAGGACTACAAGCACTGTGACAGAAATGCGTACATAACCACACCTACACTGCCTCCAACTTCCCACATACTGCTGGAGGCCAGCAAGAACCCATCTTTTCCGAAGCTCACA GTGGTAAAGCCTTATAGTGAAATTCCATCTGCAACAAGCCCAAAAGATCCACCCAGTGAGGCAGCCCAGAATGCAGTAAACTCCATCAGTTCACAGGTCACACGGTGGGATGGAAAGCCGGAGTACCAGGGATCTAGGCGAGACCCTTTACCCAATGACAGTGCATACACTCATGGGAGGACTACTCACTGTGGTCCCAGGCTACAGCAAGGCAGAGGGCCACAGCAGAACAGGACTAAAGCTCTGCCCCATGGTGGAAATACACTGCAGCAGCCAAGCAACACTGTCACCATGGTTACGGCCACTGCCTCGGTAACCGTGTCAGTGCACCCCAATCTGCCGGGGTCATATCAGGGTAGCATGCACGAGGTCTTTGAGGATAGCGTGTCAGACTCTTTTGAGAACTCTAAGAGGACTTCACAAACATACGGGAGAGCTAATCAGCCTTCCAAGAGAGACTCTTTGCAACTGCAAGATCTGGAATCCCTAGATAACAACCAGCATCAAGCTAAACAGGGTCTAG gtggTACATGGACACAAACAGCCAAAGATTGCTAG
- the ptch2 gene encoding protein patched homolog 1 isoform X1: MASAPRVAGADGFGVLPPSYTRSGNPDLTRRPSYCHAAFALKQIAKGKAAGQKAPLWLRARFQALLFTLGCHIQRHCGKVLFIGLLVFGAFSVGLRVAAIETDIEQLWVEAGSRVSRELRYTKEKQGEEAVFTSQMLIQTPKQEGTNILTQEALLLHLEAAVSASKVQVSLYGKSWDLNKICFKSGVPVIENVMIERMIDKLFPCMIVTPLDCFWEGSKLQGGSAYLPGMPDIQWMNLDPLKLMEELSQFTSLEGFKEMLDKAQVGHAYMNRPCLDPRDPDCPLSAPNKDLQQSPDIAVELQGGCHGFSKKFMHWQEELILGERMKNSQGFLQSAEALQTMFLLMSPKQLYEHFKDDYEIHDINWNEDKATAILESWQRKFVEVVHGSIPQNSSSNVHAFSTTTLNDIMKSFSDVSVIRVAGGYLLMLAYACVTMLRWDCAKSQGAVGLAGVLLVALSVAAGLGLCSLLGLSFNAATTQVLPFLALGIGVDDMFLLAHSFTETGSNIPFKERTGDCLRRTGTSVALTSINNMIAFFMAALVPIPALRAFSLQAAVVVVFNFAMVLLIFPAILSLDLHRRKDKRLDILCCFYSPCSSRVIQIQSQEFSDANDNHTHPHDPATPTFAGSTITTSTHITTTVQAFTQCDAAGQHIVTILPPTSQISTSPPSVVLSPPDPRPAADPYGSQLFMPSSSTRDLLAQAEEPRLGRECVPLPFLQWNLPRFAREKYAPLLLKPETKTMVVVVFVALLSLSLYGTTMVHDGLYLTDIVPRDTKEYDFISAQFKYFSFYNMYLVTMDGFDYAHSQRELLQLHNAFNSVKYIVRDSNQKLPRMWLHYFQDWLRGLQAAFDADWEAGRITYDSYRNGTEDGALAYKLLIQTGSKKEPFNYSQLTSRRLVDNDGLIPQEVFYIYLTVWVSNDPLGYAASQANFYPHPHEWTHDKYDTTGENLRIPAAEPLEFAQFPFYLNGLRQASDFIEAIESVRSICEEFMRKGIPNYPNGYPFLFWEQYIGLRHWFLLSVSVVLACTFLVCAILLLNPWTAGIIVFILAMMTVELFGIMGLIGIKLSAIPVVILIASVGIGVEFTVHVALGFLTAIGDRNTRSGVALEHMFAPVMDGAISTLLGVLMLAGSEFDFIMRYFFAVLAILTLLGILNGLVLLPVLLSIMGPPAEVILANNASGLSSPSSEPVPRIMNNHGYYAGHIPRAPRQAFTEVSDSEYYSETTNTSGIGDEDYKHCDRNAYITTPTLPPTSHILLEASKNPSFPKLTVVKPYSEIPSATSPKDPPSEAAQNAVNSISSQVTRWDGKPEYQGSRRDPLPNDSAYTHGRTTHCGPRLQQGRGPQQNRTKALPHGGNTLQQPSNTVTMVTATASVTVSVHPNLPGSYQGSMHEVFEDSVSDSFENSKRTSQTYGRANQPSKRDSLQLQDLESLDNNQHQAKQGLGGTWTQTAKDC; this comes from the exons ATGGCCTCGGCTCCCAGAGTGGCGGGGGCCGACGGGTTTGGAGTTTTACCCCCGAGCTACACGCGCTCCGGTAACCCGGACCTCACCCGCAGACCCAGCTACTGCCACGCCGCGTTTGCGCTCAAACAGATCGCTAAG GGGAAGGCTGCGGGTCAGAAAGCTCCGCTGTGGCTCCGGGCAAGGTTCCAGGCTCTCCTCTTTACTCTGGGTTGTCATATTCAGCGACACTGTGGAAAAGTGCTTTTTATTGGACTCCTCGTGTTTGGAGCCTTCTCGGTTGGCCTGCGAGTGGCCGCCATTGAGACAGACATTGAACAGCTATGGGTGGAAG CTGGCAGTAGGGTGAGCAGGGAATTGCGTTACACAAAGGAGAAGCAAGGAGAAGAGGCAGTGTTCACCTCACAGATGCTCATACAGACACCCAAACAGGAAGGAACCAATATTCTTACCCAGGAAGCTTTGTTGCTCCACCTGGAGGCTGCTGTGTCTGCCAGCAAAGTCCAGGTGTCTCTTTATGGAAA ATCCTGGGATCTTAACAAAATCTGCTTCAAATCTGGAGTCCCAGTTATAGAAAATGTCATGATTGAGAGG atgATTGACAAGCTATTCCCCTGCATGATTGTGACCCCACTGGACTGCTTCTGGGAGGGCTCCAAACTGCAGGGAGGCTCAGCGTACTTACC GGGGATGCCTGACATTCAGTGGATGAATCTGGACCCTCTGAAGCTCATGGAGGAGTTGAGCCAGTTCACCTCATTAGAAGGTTTCAAGGAGATGCTGGACAAGGCTCAAGTAGGCCATGCCTACATGAACCGGCCTTGTCTTGATCCCAGGGACCCAGACTGCCCACTCAGTGCCCCCAACAAGGACCTGCAGCAG AGTCCAGATATTGCTGTGGAACTACAGGGTGGCTGCCATGGTTTCTCAAAGAAGTTCATGCACTGGCAGGAGGAGCTGATCCTGGGGGAACGGATGAAGAACTCGCAGGGTTTTTTGCAGAG TGCAGAGGCTTTGCAGACCATGTTTCTCCTCATGAGCCCCAAGCAGCTATATGAACACTTTAAGGATGACTATGAGATCCATGACATCAACTGGAATGAGGATAAGGCCACTGCCATCCTGGAGTCCTGGCAGAGAAAGTTTGTTGAG GTGGTCCATGGAAGCATTCCCCAGAACTCCTCCTCTAATGTCCACGCTTTTTCTACCACTACACTCAATGACATTATGAAGTCCTTCTCCGATGTCAGTGTCATCAGGGTAGCAGGAGGTTACCTGCTCATG CTGGCCTATGCATGTGTGACCATGCTCCGCTGGGACTGTGCTAAGAGTCAAGGGGCAGTGGGGCTGGCTGGAGTGCTGCTGGTGGCTCTGTCTGTAGCTGCAGGTTTAGGGTTATGCTCTCTGCTGGGGTTGTCTTTCAACGCCGCCActacacag GTGCTGCCATTTTTGGCACTGGGCATAGGGGTGGATGACATGTTCCTTCTGGCTCattctttcactgagactggcTCCAACATCCCCTTCAAG gaaaggACTGGTGACTGTCTCAGAAGGACTGGCACTAGTGTGGCTCTCACCTCTATTAACAACATGATTGCCTTCTTCATGGCAGCCCTAGTGCCCATTCCTGCCCTTCGGGCTTTCTCATTGCAG GCTGCTGTTGTGGTGGTATTTAATTTTGCTATGGTCTTGCTCATCTTCCCTGCAATTCTGAGTCTGGATTTGCATAGACGCAAGGACAAAAGACTGGACATCCTTTGTTGCTTCTACAG CCCATGTTCCTCTCGAGTAATCCAAATCCAGAGTCAGGAGTTCTCTGATGCCAATGATAACCATACTCACCCTCATGACCCAGCCACCCCGACTTTTGCTGGTTCCACAATCACCACCAGCACCCACATCACCACCACAGTGCAGGCTTTCACCCAGTGTGATGCTGCTGGACAGCACATTGTCACCATTCTGCCCCCAACATCTCAGATCTCCACCAGCCCTCCATCTGTGGTGCTGTCACCCCCAGACCCCAGACCAGCTGCTGACCCTTACGGCTCCCAGCTATTCATGCCTTCCAGCTCCACCCGGGACCTGCTAGCCCAAGCAGAGGAGCCTCGACTGGGACGCGAGTGTGTGCCTCTGCCCTTTTTGCAGTGGAACCTGCCCCGCTTTGCCCGAGAGAAGTATGCACCGCTTCTGCTTAAGCCCGAGACGAAGActatggtggtggtggtatttGTGGCACTGCTCAGCCTTAGCCTCTATGGTACCACCATGGTCCACGACGGCCTTTACTTGACAGATATTGTGCCCAGGGACACAAAGGAGTATGATTTCATTTCGGCCCAGTTCAAATACTTCTCTTTCTACAACATGTACTTGGTCACAATGGATGGCTTTGACTATGCTCACTCTCAACGTGAGCTCCTGCAGCTTCACAATGCATTCAACTCAGTCAAGTACATTGTGAGAGACAGTAATCAAAAACTGCCCCGCATGTGGCTCCACTACTTCCAGGACTGGCTCCGAG GACTCCAAGCTGCATTTGATGCTGACTGGGAAGCAGGCAGGATCACCTATGACAGTTACCGCAATGGTACTGAGGATGGAGCATTAGCTTACAAACTCCTTATCCAGACTGGTTCTAAGAAAGAGCCATTCAATTATAGTCAG TTGACATCTCGCCGCCTGGTGGATAATGATGGTCTGATCCCCCAAGAGGTCTTCTACATCTACCTGACTGTGTGGGTCAGTAATGATCCACTAGGCTATGCTGCATCACAGGCCAATTTCTATCCCCACCCTCATGAGTGGACCCATGATAAATATGATACCACTGGAGAGAACCTACGTA TCCCAGCTGCTGAGCCGCTGGAGTTTGCCCAGTTCCCCTTCTACCTGAATGGTCTTCGGCAGGCTTCAGACTTCATTGAGGCCATTGAGAGTGTGCGCTCCATCTGTGAAGAATTTATGCGCAAGGGCATCCCAAACTACCCCAATGGATACCCGTTCCTTTTCTGGGAACAGTACATTGGCCTACGCCACTGGTTCCTGCTGTCTGTCAGTGTGGTGCTGGCCTGTACCTTCCTGGTGTGTGCCATCCTGCTGCTCAACCCCTGGACAGCAGGCATTATT GTTTTTATCTTGGCTATGATGACAGTAGAGCTGTTTGGCATTATGGGCCTGATTGGTATCAAGTTGAGTGCCATCCCTGTGGTTATCCTTATTGCCTCTGTTGGCATTGGAGTGGAGTTCACTGTGCATGTTGCACTG GGCTTCCTGACTGCCATCGGGGACAGAAACACACGCTCAGGTGTGGCTCTAGAGCACATGTTTGCACCTGTGATGGATGGTGCCATCTCCACTTTACTTGGAGTGCTTATGCTGGCTGGCTCTGAGTTTGACTTCATCATGAG GTACTTTTTTGCAGTGCTGGCCATTTTGACATTGTTGGGAATTCTAAATGGCTTGGTATTGCTGCCTGTTCTGCTATCAATCATGGGCCCTCCAGCCGAAGTCATTCTTGCCAATAATGCCAGCGGTCTCTCCAGTCCCTCATCCGAGCCCGTGCCCAGGATTATGAACAACCATGGCTACTATGCTGGGCACATCCCCAGAGCACCACGACAGGCCTTCACTGAGGTCTCAGACTCTGAGTACTACTCCGAAACAACCAACACGTCTGGGATTGGTGATGAGGACTACAAGCACTGTGACAGAAATGCGTACATAACCACACCTACACTGCCTCCAACTTCCCACATACTGCTGGAGGCCAGCAAGAACCCATCTTTTCCGAAGCTCACA GTGGTAAAGCCTTATAGTGAAATTCCATCTGCAACAAGCCCAAAAGATCCACCCAGTGAGGCAGCCCAGAATGCAGTAAACTCCATCAGTTCACAGGTCACACGGTGGGATGGAAAGCCGGAGTACCAGGGATCTAGGCGAGACCCTTTACCCAATGACAGTGCATACACTCATGGGAGGACTACTCACTGTGGTCCCAGGCTACAGCAAGGCAGAGGGCCACAGCAGAACAGGACTAAAGCTCTGCCCCATGGTGGAAATACACTGCAGCAGCCAAGCAACACTGTCACCATGGTTACGGCCACTGCCTCGGTAACCGTGTCAGTGCACCCCAATCTGCCGGGGTCATATCAGGGTAGCATGCACGAGGTCTTTGAGGATAGCGTGTCAGACTCTTTTGAGAACTCTAAGAGGACTTCACAAACATACGGGAGAGCTAATCAGCCTTCCAAGAGAGACTCTTTGCAACTGCAAGATCTGGAATCCCTAGATAACAACCAGCATCAAGCTAAACAGGGTCTAG gtggTACATGGACACAAACAGCCAAAGATTGCTAG